In Humulus lupulus chromosome 7, drHumLupu1.1, whole genome shotgun sequence, the following are encoded in one genomic region:
- the LOC133791670 gene encoding uncharacterized protein LOC133791670: protein MLEQLKNNQNKETQVDTEDSLVITNPRHQDILSGQIYKDKSTLKSVLSYYAIKNHFQYMVQKSCSKEYSIVCLDRKCKWSLRASINGTTQEFIIRKYYWIYTCSLEIRFGDQHQTTSKLIGDCIKPNFLNIKTTTTPKDIRSDLNDRYGIKMNYMKAWRSREHALKNLRGKSKEPYSLLPSYLYMLQKTSSRSILEIKTGEDNSLLFLFMVLDASLKGWPKCKPIIVVDGTFLKATYGGTLLLVHKMLEVKNLHLHFVLKTWENDKSWEWFFKKLREAYGVREGQCLISNRHESIIKETKQVYPEITHGNCMFYLLSNLKTTYKKHAKKYREPLFGATTAYTVEF from the coding sequence ATGCTAGAGCAACTCAAGAACAATCAGAATAAAGAAACTCAGGTTGATACTGAAGACTCACTAGTAATCACAAATCCTCGTCATCAAGATATTCTAAGTGGCCAGATATACAAAGACAAATCAACACTAAAGAGTGTGCTCAGCTACTATGCAATTAAAAATCACTTCCAATACATGGTGCAAAAATCATGCTCCAAAGAGTACAGTATTGTTTGTTTGGACCGAAAATGCAAGTGGTCACTAAGAGCATCAATAAATGGCACCACACAGGAATTTATCATTAGAAAGTACTACTGGATATACACTTGCTCCTTGGAAATAAGATTTGGAGACCAGCATCAAACAACATCAAAGTTAATAGGCGACTGCATAAAACCAAACTTCTTAAACATTAAAACAACAACCACACCAAAAGACATCAGAAGTGACTTAAATGACAGGTATGGTATAAAGATGAACTACATGAAAGCATGGCGGAGTAGGGAGCACGCACTCAAAAACCTACGAGGAAAATCAAAAGAACCATACAGCCTCTTACCAAGTTACTTGTACATGCTACAAAAAACCAGCTCTAGATCAATATTAGAAATCAAAACAGGAGAAGACAACAGCTTGTTATTTCTATTCATGGTATTGGATGCATCATTGAAAGGCTGGCCAAAGTGTAAACCAATAATAGTTGTTGATGGCACTTTCCTAAAAGCTACATATGGTGGAACACTACTCTTAGTGCATAAGATGTTGGAGGTAAAAAATTTACACTTGCATTTTGTATTGAAGACTTGGGAAAATGACAAGTCATGGGAATGGTTTTTTAAGAAATTAAGAGAAGCTTATGGAGTTAGAGAAGGGCAATGTCTAATATCAAATAGACATGAAAGCATCATAAAAGAAACCAAACAAGTATACCCAGAAATAACACATGGAAACTGCATGTTCTACCTTCTCAGTAACCTGAAAACAACGTACAAAAAACATGCAAAAAAATACAGGGAACCACTCTTTGGGGCTACGACAGCATACACAGTAGAATTTTGA